In Halorhabdus tiamatea SARL4B, a genomic segment contains:
- a CDS encoding DUF6684 family protein: MQFGELDRETVLDLTVNAIPLGILSFFFVAFVVANPFGWNSVASGLQLAIVGSMMVLLGVLSYYAGRAVSRAEADGESEEPPGVVSGSRE, translated from the coding sequence ATGCAATTCGGGGAACTCGATCGCGAGACGGTGCTCGATCTCACGGTCAACGCGATTCCGCTCGGAATTCTGTCGTTTTTCTTCGTCGCGTTCGTCGTCGCCAACCCGTTCGGCTGGAACAGCGTCGCCTCCGGCCTCCAACTCGCGATCGTCGGCTCGATGATGGTCTTGCTCGGCGTGCTGTCCTATTACGCCGGGCGGGCCGTCTCGCGGGCCGAGGCCGACGGCGAATCCGAGGAGCCGCCGGGCGTCGTCTCCGGATCCAGGGAGTGA
- a CDS encoding DUF7541 family protein has translation MSEQTNVQTPSRRASPWPLFVALGFALSELGVFIGLYPVAVGGILLLGASVAGILRESRYASNLWRPIAGLGVVFVVLGGIVVATQIDPGTVEVASLLTEPNGIVGRGLSITGAGVILLAVGIVGLVSE, from the coding sequence ATGAGCGAACAGACGAACGTGCAGACGCCAAGTCGGCGGGCCAGTCCCTGGCCGCTGTTCGTCGCACTCGGGTTCGCCCTCTCGGAACTCGGCGTATTCATCGGGCTGTATCCGGTCGCCGTCGGCGGTATTCTCCTTCTCGGGGCGAGCGTCGCCGGCATCCTCCGGGAGTCGCGCTACGCGAGCAACCTCTGGCGGCCGATAGCCGGTCTCGGCGTCGTCTTCGTCGTACTCGGCGGTATCGTCGTCGCCACACAGATCGACCCCGGAACGGTCGAAGTTGCCTCACTCCTCACTGAGCCAAACGGCATCGTCGGCCGCGGACTCTCGATCACGGGAGCCGGTGTAATTCTGCTCGCAGTCGGGATCGTGGGTCTCGTCTCGGAGTGA